From the genome of Lotus japonicus ecotype B-129 chromosome 6, LjGifu_v1.2, one region includes:
- the LOC130724632 gene encoding wings apart-like protein 2 isoform X1 produces the protein MLNYIVYCYFCCIISLVNLLLSHLLGLKRNLSSRTTPFFFVELVITLVKILSDLFLRQNSSVTSNKCQRRDPFSMRSHDSDLDLLTDQKENGTVFSNSTGMYCDMERDSSMKNFKLPRKSWLSKCSQLKGSLSTAETPSNSKTFSTESCCAVASTSGSNSKTSMVDVDVLDNSRDPFAFDEDDIALSKWDQLSGNKKTSHSKRFEMTNRDFEDGCQSQTNGSQRVLNNKCSSSYISHEAGSSLLTNCLLTAVKVLMNLTNENPASCQQIAAYGGLETMPLIIAGHFPSFSSLPFSFVQIKGNTSKIPKDHQRDRHLTDFLVAILGLLVNQVEKDGHNRLRLAAATVLLPTSKGLGQAQRGVIQLLCSIFLANQSGGDGVEEDKCITLDDEAAVLQGEKEAEKMIVEAYSALLLAFLSTESKSVRKAISDNLPHHNLSTLVPVLDRFVDFHFAMNMISSETYEAVCEVIESCRVT, from the exons ATGCTTAACTATATTGTTTACTGCTACTTTTGTTGTATTATTAGCTTGGTGAATTTGCTACTTTCTCATTTGCTTGGACTGAAAAGAAACTTGAGTTCTCGGACAAccccatttttttttgttgagctGGTTATCACTCTTGTCAAGATTCTCTCAG ATCTATTTTTACGTCAGAATTCTTCTGTAACATCCAATAAATGCCAGCGACGGGATCCTTTTTCTATGAGAAGTCATGATTCTGATTTGGATTTGCTCACAGACCAAAAGG AGAATGGGACTGTATTCAGTAATTCCACTGGAATGTACTGTGATATGGAGAGAGACTCTTCTATGAAGAATTTTAAACTTCCACGGAAGAGTTGGCTCTCAAAATGTTCTCAGTTGAAAGGATCACTATCCACTGCTGAAACTCCCAGCAATTCAAAGACTTTCAGTACTGAATCTTGTTGTGCTGTTGCATCAACTAGTGGTTCAAATAGTAAAACATCCATGGTCGACGTTGATGTTTTAGACAATAGCCGAGATCCATTTGCATTTGATGAGGATGACATTGCACTCTCTAAGTGGGACCAGCTGTCAGGGAATAAAAAAACATCTCATTCTAAAAGATTTGAGATGACAAACAGAGATTTTGAAGATGGATGTCAATCTCAGACAAATGGGAGTCAACGAGTGTTGAATAACAAATGTTCCAGCTCTTACATCAGTCATGAAGCAGGTTCCAGCCTTCTCACCAATTGCCTTCTTACTGCAGTTAAG GTGCTGATGAATTTGACTAATGAAAACCCTGCTAGCTGCCAGCAAATTGCTGCCTATGGAGGACTGGAAACTATGCCTTTGATAATTGCTGGTCATTTCCCTTCTTTCAGCTCATTACCGTTTTCCTTTGTTCAGATAAAAGGAAATACTTCCAAAATTCCAAAAGACCATCAACGTGATAGGCATCTCACTGATTTCCTTGTTGCTATTCTGGGGCTGCTTGTAAACCAGGTAGAGAAGGATGGTCATAACAG ATTACGGCTTGCAGCAGCCACTGTTCTGCTACCCACCTCAAAAGGCTTGGGCCAGGCGCAAAGGGGTGTTATTCAATTGCTGTGCTCTATTTTCTTGGCTAACCAAAGTGGAGGTGATGGAGTTGAGGAAGATAAATGTATAACTCTG GATGATGAGGCAGCTGTTCTACAAGGTGAAAAAGAAGCTGAGAAAATGATTGTGGAAGCTTATTCAGCTCTGCTTCTAGCCTTTCTTTCCACAGAAAG CAAAAGCGTCCGCAAAGCAATTTCTGACAATCTTCCACATCACAACTTGTCTACTCTTGTGCCTGTGTTGGACAGATTTGTG GACTTTCATTTTGCCATGAACATGATTTCTTCAGAGACTTATGAAGCTGTTTGTGAAGTCATTGAATCATGTAGAGTTACATGA
- the LOC130724632 gene encoding wings apart-like protein 2 isoform X2, with the protein MRSHDSDLDLLTDQKENGTVFSNSTGMYCDMERDSSMKNFKLPRKSWLSKCSQLKGSLSTAETPSNSKTFSTESCCAVASTSGSNSKTSMVDVDVLDNSRDPFAFDEDDIALSKWDQLSGNKKTSHSKRFEMTNRDFEDGCQSQTNGSQRVLNNKCSSSYISHEAGSSLLTNCLLTAVKVLMNLTNENPASCQQIAAYGGLETMPLIIAGHFPSFSSLPFSFVQIKGNTSKIPKDHQRDRHLTDFLVAILGLLVNQVEKDGHNRLRLAAATVLLPTSKGLGQAQRGVIQLLCSIFLANQSGGDGVEEDKCITLDDEAAVLQGEKEAEKMIVEAYSALLLAFLSTESKSVRKAISDNLPHHNLSTLVPVLDRFVDFHFAMNMISSETYEAVCEVIESCRVT; encoded by the exons ATGAGAAGTCATGATTCTGATTTGGATTTGCTCACAGACCAAAAGG AGAATGGGACTGTATTCAGTAATTCCACTGGAATGTACTGTGATATGGAGAGAGACTCTTCTATGAAGAATTTTAAACTTCCACGGAAGAGTTGGCTCTCAAAATGTTCTCAGTTGAAAGGATCACTATCCACTGCTGAAACTCCCAGCAATTCAAAGACTTTCAGTACTGAATCTTGTTGTGCTGTTGCATCAACTAGTGGTTCAAATAGTAAAACATCCATGGTCGACGTTGATGTTTTAGACAATAGCCGAGATCCATTTGCATTTGATGAGGATGACATTGCACTCTCTAAGTGGGACCAGCTGTCAGGGAATAAAAAAACATCTCATTCTAAAAGATTTGAGATGACAAACAGAGATTTTGAAGATGGATGTCAATCTCAGACAAATGGGAGTCAACGAGTGTTGAATAACAAATGTTCCAGCTCTTACATCAGTCATGAAGCAGGTTCCAGCCTTCTCACCAATTGCCTTCTTACTGCAGTTAAG GTGCTGATGAATTTGACTAATGAAAACCCTGCTAGCTGCCAGCAAATTGCTGCCTATGGAGGACTGGAAACTATGCCTTTGATAATTGCTGGTCATTTCCCTTCTTTCAGCTCATTACCGTTTTCCTTTGTTCAGATAAAAGGAAATACTTCCAAAATTCCAAAAGACCATCAACGTGATAGGCATCTCACTGATTTCCTTGTTGCTATTCTGGGGCTGCTTGTAAACCAGGTAGAGAAGGATGGTCATAACAG ATTACGGCTTGCAGCAGCCACTGTTCTGCTACCCACCTCAAAAGGCTTGGGCCAGGCGCAAAGGGGTGTTATTCAATTGCTGTGCTCTATTTTCTTGGCTAACCAAAGTGGAGGTGATGGAGTTGAGGAAGATAAATGTATAACTCTG GATGATGAGGCAGCTGTTCTACAAGGTGAAAAAGAAGCTGAGAAAATGATTGTGGAAGCTTATTCAGCTCTGCTTCTAGCCTTTCTTTCCACAGAAAG CAAAAGCGTCCGCAAAGCAATTTCTGACAATCTTCCACATCACAACTTGTCTACTCTTGTGCCTGTGTTGGACAGATTTGTG GACTTTCATTTTGCCATGAACATGATTTCTTCAGAGACTTATGAAGCTGTTTGTGAAGTCATTGAATCATGTAGAGTTACATGA
- the LOC130726639 gene encoding wings apart-like protein 2 — protein MITRRRASHIPTTFADEGELFSSHKRAKVSTQEFGQMMEHLDEILFAVDGLRVGQPPRVTRASLLSLLSICASPHRRQLLRTQRMTKTITNAILGLSLNDSPSNLAAATLFYILTIEGQDDHLLESPHSIQFLIKLLRPIVSMVSEDKAPKFRSPLLTLQKNAGRLQNTVERLDASSLAIFSRVQEILVNCEDLKFTHLSDGGLERPELCPKWLALLIIEKACLSAVSLDETSGAVQKTSENFKEKLRKLGGLDAVFETILNCLSDLEFSMEDSSLSTEDMRNDKQLKSLTLLLKCLKIMENATFRSKDNQTHLLGLKRKLSFRTTPFSFVELVITLVKILSDLFLRQNSSTTSNKCQRRDPFSMRSHDSDLDLLTDHKENGTVFSNSTGMYCDMERDSSMKSFKLPRKSWLSKCSQLKGSLSTAETPSNSRTFSTESCYAVASTSGSDSKTSVVDVDVLANSRDPFAFDEDDTALSKWDLLSGNKKTSHSKRYEMTNRDFEDGCQSQTNGSQRVLNNKCSSSYISHEAGSSLLTDCLLTAVKVLMNLTNENPAGCQQIAAYGGLETMPLIIAGHFPSFSSLPLSFVQIKGNTSKIPKDHQRDRHLTDHELDFLVAILGLLVNLVEKEGHNRLRLAAATVLLPTSKRLGQAQRSVIQLLCSIFLANQSGGDGVEEDKCITLDDEAAVLRGEKEAEKMIVEAYSALLLAFLSTESKSVRKAISDNLPHHNLSTLVPVLDRFVDFHFAMNMISSETYEAVCEVIESCRVT, from the exons ATGATCACTCGCCGCCGCGCCAGCCACATTCCGACGACCTTCGCCGACGAAGGCGAGCTCTTCTCCTCCCACAAGAGGGCGAAGGTGTCGACGCAGGAATTCGGACAGATGATGGAGCACCTCGACGAGATTCTTTTCGCCGTCGACGGCCTCCGCGTAGGCCAGCCACCGCGCGTCACGAGGGCCAGCTTGCTCTCTCTCTTGTCCATTTGCGCCTCCCCGCACCGCCGCCAACTTCTGCGGACTCAACG GATGACAAAGACAATAACTAATGCTATTTTGGGCCTCAGTCTTAATGATTCTCCCAGCAATCTTGCTGCTGCAACTCTTTTCTACATTTTGACTATTGAG GGTCAAGATGATCACCTCCTTGAATCACCTCACTCTATTCAATTTCTAATCAAGTTGTTGAGACCAATTGTTTCCATGGTTAGTGAAGACAAAGCACCGAAATTCAGATCTCCACTTCTGACATTGCAGAAGAATGCTGGCAGATTACAAAATACAGTGGAAAGATTGGACGCCAGTTCTCTTGCAATTTTTTCTAGAGTTCAAGAAATTCTAGTAAATTGTGAAGATCTAAAATTTACTCATCTAAGTGACGGTGGGCTAGAGAGGCCAGAGTTATGCCCAAAATGGCTAGCATTGCTGATTATCGAGAAGGCTTGTTTATCTGCCGTTTCTCTTGATG AAACCTCTGGTGCTGTGCAGAAGACTAGTGAAAATTTTAAGGAAAAACTAAGAAAGCTTGGAGGGCTTGATGCTGTCTTTGAAACCATCTTGAATTGTCTGTCAGATTTGGAG TTCTCGATGGAAGATAGTTCTCTGTCCACTGAAGATATGAGAAATGACAAACAGCTGAAAAGCCTCACCCTGCTTCTCAAATGCCTGAAGatcatggaaaatgctaccttCCGAAGTAAAGACAATCAG ACTCATTTGCTTGGACTGAAAAGAAAGTTGAGTTTTCGGACAACCCCATTTTCTTTTGTTGAGCTGGTTATAACTCTTGTCAAGATTCTCTCAG ATCTATTTTTACGTCAGAATTCTTCTACAACATCCAATAAATGCCAGCGACGGGATCCTTTTTCTATGAGAAGTCATGATTCTGATTTGGATTTGCTCACAGACCATAAGG AGAATGGAACTGTATTCAGTAATTCCACTGGAATGTACTGTGATATGGAGAGAGACTCTTCTATGAAGAGTTTTAAACTTCCACGGAAGAGTTGGCTTTCAAAATGTTCTCAGTTGAAAGGATCACTATCCACTGCTGAAACTCCCAGCAATTCAAGGACTTTCAGTACTGAATCTTGTTATGCTGTTGCATCGACTAGTGGTTCAGATAGTAAAACATCTGTGGTCGACGTTGATGTTTTAGCCAATAGCCGAGATCCATTTGCATTTGATGAGGATGACACTGCACTCTCTAAGTGGGACCTGCTGTCAGGGAATAAAAAAACATCTCATTCTAAAAGATATGAGATGACAAACAGAGATTTTGAAGATGGATGTCAATCTCAGACAAATGGGAGTCAACGAGTGTTGAATAACAAATGTTCCAGCTCTTACATCAGTCATGAAGCAGGTTCCAGCCTTCTCACTGATTGCCTTCTTACTGCAGTTAAG GTGCTGATGAATTTGACTAATGAAAACCCTGCTGGCTGCCAGCAAATTGCTGCCTATGGAGGACTGGAAACTATGCCTTTGATAATTGCTGGTCATTTCCCTTCTTTCAGCTCATTACCGTTGTCCTTTGTTCAGATAAAAGGAAATACTTCCAAAATTCCAAAAGACCACCAACGTGATAGGCATCTCACTGATCATGAGTTAGATTTTCTTGTTGCTATTCTGGGGCTGCTTGTAAACCTGGTAGAGAAGGAAGGTCATAACAG ATTACGGCTTGCAGCAGCCACTGTTCTGCTACCTACCTCAAAACGCTTGGGCCAGGCACAGAGGAGTGTTATTCAATTGCTGTGCTCTATTTTCTTGGCTAACCAAAGTGGAGGTGATGGAGTTGAGGAAGATAAATGTATAACTCTG GATGATGAGGCAGCTGTTCTACGAGGTGAAAAAGAAGCTGAGAAAATGATCGTGGAAGCTTATTCAGCTCTGCTTCTAGCCTTTCTTTCCACAGAAAG CAAAAGCGTCCGCAAAGCAATTTCTGACAATCTTCCACATCACAACTTGTCTACTCTTGTGCCTGTGTTGGACAGATTTGTG GACTTTCATTTTGCCATGAACATGATTTCTTCAGAGACTTATGAAGCTGTTTGTGAAGTCATTGAATCATGTAGAGTTACATGA
- the LOC130723850 gene encoding protein MAINTENANCE OF MERISTEMS-like, producing the protein MLEDLGRVCEYAWGAIALATLYDQLSRASRRGTAQMGGFSSLLLGWVYEYLSDRVIIRRADPEYSQDQPRARRWAMSWVGHAGLDERRVMLDELTVDDIIWTPFEDHRAHRPRDPRAMYSGYIRSPFGRVVRRHLPERVLRQFGFIQDVPRHPSEIQTSGSLAETADAAFAEFAPHLRPQGIPATYPGEVVEDYMRWYSAVSHRFIIPDDRREEFSAVTVMRRAVDLLEQSLEVPDAPAEGTHSRSLTKRALDLIRSNAFIGTQGVAFAAVRGARAAGGRGRGDRARGGRGRGGRARGEGAPAEGASAEGARGGRGRGGRARGPRGRRGVGRGRGE; encoded by the exons atgttggaggatcttggtcgagtgtgcgagtacgcgtggggcgcgattgcgctcgctacgctatacgaccagcttagtcgagcgtccaggagggggacggcccagatgggaggttttagctcgctcctgctaggatgggtctacgagtacctttctgaccgcgtcattatccgtagggcggatccggagtactcgcaggaccagcctagggcgcggcggtgggCTATGTCCTgggtcgggcatgcaggccttgatgagaggcgagtcatgctcgatgagctgacggtggatgacattatatggaccccatttgaggaccatcgggctcatcgaccacgggatccgagggccatgtattctggctacatccggtcgccatttggccgtgttgttcgacggcatctaccagagagggttctgcgccagtttggcttcatacaggatgtccctcgacacccctctgagatccagacgtctgggtcccttgctgagaccgcagatgctgcctttgctgagtttgcgccgcacctccgccctcaggggatccccgctacatatccgggagaggttgtggaggattacatgaggtggtacagcgctgtgtcccatcggttcatcatccctgatgataggagggaggagttcagtgcggtg actgttatgcgtcgggctgtggacttgttggagcagtcactcgaggtgccagatgctcctgcagagggcacgcattcccgatccctcactaagagggcgctggatcttattagatccaatgccttcattggtacccagggggtagcctttgctgctgtccgaggagctagagctgcaggaggcagaggtcgtggagacagagcgcgtggaggcagaggccgtggaggcagagcccgtggagagggtgcTCCTGCAGAGGGTGCTTCTGCAGAGGgtgcgcgtggaggcagaggccgtggaggcagagcccgtggacctagaggtcgtAGGGGGGTCGGTAGGGGTCGGGGCGAGTGA
- the LOC130722037 gene encoding uncharacterized protein LOC130722037 yields MLRDCKGDLATSWDASHSLTCNRHTEILASFERSIHRIDHIFMFPFYTNIRGFVSNKCLQLIDAEHIRMKSYGGCDCLLRETHGLPCGCELAGYERIPYESIHPFWKRLSWEHVPEPVADTTSNHICGMNHGDMQPEVEALTHYFSSLDTGGQSMVRRKLQAIYCPESSSLCTPAVKIRSKRTLKANEKIPPKNKAIGSLTRDLSGFEHVDREIREAKKVSQPPKKKRVKKSDTSYFMGHFPAFFHPYIQTVQNVEDDGNCGYRAVAALLGLPSGEESWSWVRAALIEELERHRGLYDEMWSRHVVNALHSRLTLPPGDPATEDKWMQLPEMRYLVATRFQVVFISISSTGCWSYLPLRGEGPPDVHHVIAVGHVINHFVQLHLTPGHSMPPIALQWERYVDPTSVSWCAPYGTRLGRFTSEFEAWLVTFGVPLSHQSYVDITSD; encoded by the exons atgttacgggattgcaagggtgacctagccacttcatgggatgcgtcgcatagtttgacatgtaatcgacatactgaaatattagcatcgtttgagcgcagtattcacagaattgatcacattttcatgttcccattttacacaaatattagaggatttgtgtcaaacaaatgcctgcagctcatcgacgctgaacatataagaatgaagtcctacggcggatgcgattgcttgttgagagagactcatggactaccttgcggttgtgaacttgcag gttatgaaagaattccatatgagtcaattcatccattctggaagagactgagttgggagcatgtacctgaacctgttgcagatactaccagcaaccatatttgcggcatgaaccatggagatatgcaaccagaagttgaggcattgacacattatttcagttctttggatactggagggcagagtatggtaaggaggaagcttcaagcgatctattgtcctgaaagcagttcacTTTGTACTCCTGCGGTTAAGATAAGGTCCAAGCGCACTCTTAAGGCGAATGAGAAAATACCACCCAAGAAtaaagcaataggatccttgactcgtgatctttcaggttttgaacatgttgatagggagattagagaggcaaagaaggtttcacaaccaccaaagaagaagcgtgtgaagaagtctgatacaagctatttcatgggtcattttccagcctttttccacccatatatacaaacagttcagaatgttgaggatgatggtaactgtggctatagagccGTTGCTGCATTACTCGGACTACCATCAGGTGAGGAAAGTTGGTCATGGGTTAGGGCAGCGTTGATAGAAGAACTTGAACGACACAGGGGGttgtatgatgaaatgtggtccagacatgtggttaatgccttacattcccgactcactcttcctcctggtgatccggctaccgaggataaatggatgcaactgccagagatgagataccttgtagcaaccaggttccaagtGGTTTTCATATCCATCTCCTCTACGGGTTGTTGGTCATACCTTCCACTAAGAGGAGAAGGTCCACCGGATGTACATCATGTTATAGCTGTTGgtcatgtgataaatcactttgtacag ctccatctaactcctggacattctatgccgccaattgctctccagtggGAACGGTATGTTGATCCTACATCAGTAAGCTGGTGCGCCCCATATGGTACACGTTTAGGCAGATTCACATCAGAATTCGAAGCTTggcttgttacttttggtgttcctcttagtcaccaaagctatgtagacatcacctcagattga
- the LOC130723799 gene encoding uncharacterized protein At4g19900 gives MLFISLSQSHLHSSLVISFSLPPLLYALLSHFLSRSSNLLNLFMFEPMELGIKPLLCLPFLLFHQLQHLKKSMFSLLFHLPTSFFALLLLFLLAYNAFTVFSIHVPKTHTKTKWSSSSSSSSSSSSSNLSSSVFFAPKEEETLPLMKKPLLQISTEKFQILPTRRVRRVKKHKRGLRSLRSENPPLPLPLFQNRVKAFFSGNSSASCKLRFFMTWISPLKAFGEREMLSVESLFKSHPQACLVIVSNSMDSDSGTQILRPFVRNGFRVIAISPDFNYLFKDTHAETWFNRLREGFVNPGEVSLGQNLSNLLRLALLYKFGGIYMDLDVLVLKSFSELRNTIGAQASDARTGKWSRLNNGVLIFDKKHPLLFKFIEEFALTFDGNKWGHNGPYLISRVVSRVSGRPGFNFTVLPPSAFYPVDWRGIRSLFLGPKDEVHSKWLAKKMVQIQRESFAVHLWNRQSRNLEVVKGSIVDSIISSCCIFCNTLL, from the coding sequence ATGCtctttatctctctctctcagtcACACTTGCACTCTTCTCTagtcatttctttttctttaccgCCATTATTATATGCTCTGCTATCCCACTTTCTCTCTCGAAGTTCAAACCTCTTGAACCTTTTCATGTTTGAACCAATGGAGCTAGGAATCAAACCCTTGCTCTGCCTCCCATTTCTTCTCTTCCACCAACTTCAGCACCTCAAAAAATCTatgttttctcttcttttccacCTTCCAACATCTTTCTTtgctcttctccttctcttccttTTAGCTTACAATGCTTTCACTGTCTTCTCCATTCATGTCCCCAAAACACACACCAAAACCAaatggtcttcttcttcttcttcttcttcttcttcttcttcttcaaacctCTCTTCTTCTGTGTTTTTTGctccaaaagaagaagaaactttACCCCTCATGAAGAAACCCCTTCTGCAAATCTCCACTGAGAAATTCCAAATTCTCCCCACTCGCAGGGTGAGAAGAGTGAAGAAGCACAAGCGTGGCCTTAGAAGCTTGCGGTCTGAGAATCCTCCACTCCCACTTCCCCTGTTTCAGAACAGAGTAAAAGCATTCTTCTCTGGAAATTCCTCTGCTTCTTGTAAGCTCAGGTTCTTTATGACTTGGATTTCTCCCTTGAAAGCATTTGGTGAAAGAGAGATGCTATCTGTTGAGAGCTTGTTCAAGTCTCACCCACAAGCTTGTTTGGTTATAGTCTCCAATTCCATGGACTCTGACTCAGGAACTCAGATTCTGAGGCCTTTTGTGAGAAATGGGTTCAGAGTCATTGCAATTTCCCCTGATTTCAATTATCTATTCAAGGATACTCATGCTGAGACATGGTTCAATCGGTTGAGAGAAGGGTTTGTGAATCCAGGTGAAGTTTCTTTGGGCCAAAACCTCTCCAATTTGCTTAGGCTTGCACTTTTATACAAGTTTGGAGGCATATACATGGACTTAGATGTCCTGGTTTTGAAGAGCTTCTCTGAGCTAAGAAACACCATTGGAGCACAGGCTTCTGATGCTAGAACTGGGAAATGGAGCCGTTTGAACAATGGAGTGTTGATATTTGATAAGAAACACCCTTTGCTTTTCAAGTTCATTGAAGAATTTGCACTTACTTTTGATGGGAACAAGTGGGGCCACAATGGTCCTTACTTGATTTCTAGAGTGGTTTCAAGGGTGAGTGGAAGACCAGGGTTCAATTTCACTGTGCTTCCACCATCTGCATTTTATCCTGTGGACTGGAGAGGCATTAGGAGTCTGTTTCTTGGCCCTAAAGATGAGGTCCATTCGAAGTGGTTGGCAAAGAAAATGGTGCAAATTCAAAGAGAAAGCTTTGCAGTGCACTTGTGGAACAGGCAGAGTAGGAACCTGGAGGTGGTGAAGGGAAGCATTGTTGATAGTATCATTTCAAGTTGTTGCATCTTCTGCAACACTTTGCTTTGA